Proteins encoded by one window of Cloeon dipterum chromosome 2, ieCloDipt1.1, whole genome shotgun sequence:
- the gry gene encoding trafficking protein particle complex subunit 11 has protein sequence MAQCSGELFDVPGELSSKAHTFIGLSGLDTLNNATHRAIWDAFTNNRRHDKVSVHYKLFPPEHVFPTAKPKRNTYEWYIPKGILKRNWMNKYLNVVPSVVVIFYDLDWFDPFWNEKKIECASRVQSVRAALEGRTTRIAVVLIQTGPPIPAGDESITAERAATLCTTCELNAKNLFLLPHNDHLHGYTLRLENAFYDLAQSFYNQKVRTVRGHRDHLNKTTHQYLFVRHQFKMGFLNELKQDATAASKHYAQAYSHLLDVRVVDTNTLEVKTVAAYINYKLCRIAFNQNLPRDAIAQFRKHIDLFKNMVGPMEISFEHHAWLSKQFCVFGELFDEAIHHGLPAVQTQHPGVYFHQAAQYSMDRKNACLENCQDINIYPQPDPLDGLEDLEFYGQRPWRPGKLSAEPADAVKEKEAIQALQFKEKSVNHSMIIISLLGSAISQAKTYRCPRTRRQLVVQMAEEYYHAKDFKKALTLLSHMLWEFRGEQWSLLMTNVLLKALECVYYSPSVTEFVALAIEAQSSTVLMQQEDKAVLFENIFRIFRGEAPIVPENIQVGANYGKVWKAAFAASNESNPITVEMTNATSFLETKTSFGHSSFQEDKSTSLKIWIRNKCSQKVSICRSTVTVSSPTNSTELQLVPATGTVPFTLEPHTIGEFGCSFSAKQEDVGKEFTISSVNLCLGPKLDESILLRFSAQNNPQTFTNPAELVQFGFNAKELRQFQDQEQLLSCSVCPREAHLSAKIENEGPALLGEWFPVQLHLENNESGPISSVVIKISLMQPNEKELDQATHLCLNPLAEVISPPPIMIELDKLDVNSSCSYTFHLKSLRVGQKSLVIDIMYILNESTKCERIENLDIEIVKPFEAVAKFFTQKFDQVTKAYSQEPFVVLLELKCLSPWSLAIENTNLELVQPLQNVGKACQSQLQNEVLNTGEVGTEAYCVLAEKESEQPVSVGMYTIRWRRKNTPKEMVTSSSITLPALLKVDPAPLLVEMDLPAHGWVGSPMAASVNICNRTSQLLEVELNLQASDAFMFAGQKQLKLRLVPESVHTLCYNLYPLLSGLVALPQLKLSPADSSSELRANQLAELLERSLPTHIYVMPRAKGKSDIST, from the exons ATGGCTCAGTGCAGTGGCGAGCTGTTTGACGTGCCCGGTGAACTGAGCAGCAAAGCGCACACCTTCATTGGTTTGTCCGGGCTTGACACTTTGAACAACGCCACCCACAGAGCCATATGGGACGCGTTCACTAACAACCGCAGGCATGACAAGGTCTCGGTGCACTACAAACTGTTCCCACCAGAGCACGTCTTTCCAACAGCCAAGCCAAAG AGGAACACCTATGAATGGTACATTCCAAAGGGCATCCTCAAAAGGAATTGGATGAACAAGTACCTTAATGTGGTGCCCTCTGTGGTAGTCATTTTTTACGACCTCGACTGGTTTGACCCCTTCtggaatgaaaagaaaatcgagTGCGCCTCCAGGGTGCAGTCAGTGAG GGCGGCGCTGGAAGGCCGAACAACACGAATCGCTGTGGTGCTGATTCAGACAGGTCCACCCATCCCTGCAGGTGACGAGTCAATTACTGCCGAGCGGGCGGCCACCCTGTGCACAACTTGCGAGTTGAATGCTAAGAATCTGTTCCTGTTGCCACACAACGACCACCTGCACGGCTACACGCTGCGCTTGGAGAACGCCTTTTATGACCTGGCGCAGTCCTTCTACAACCAGAAGGTGCGCACGGTTCGTGGACACCGTGACCACCTCAACAAGACCACGCACCAGTACCTCTTTGTGCGGCACCAGTTCAAGATGGGCTTCCTCAATGAACTCAAACAGGACGCCACCGCTGCCAGCAA GCACTACGCACAGGCGTACAGCCACTTACTGGACGTTCGGGTGGTGGACACGAACACCTTGGAGGTCAAGACGGTTGCAGCCTACATAAATTACAAGCTGTGCCGCATCGCCTTCAACCAGAATCTTCCGCGGGACGCCATCGCCCAGTTCAGGAAGCATATTGACCTTTTTAAGAATATGGTTGGCCCAATGGAGATTTCCTTTGAGCACCACGCGTGGCTTTCTAAGCA GTTCTGCGTTTTTGGGGAGTTGTTTGATGAAGCAATCCATCACGGCCTCCCTGCAGTACAGACACAGCATCCAGGAGTTTATTTCCACCAGGCGGCGCAGTACTCTATGGACCGAAAAAATGCATGCCTGGAAAACTGCCAA gATATCAACATCTACCCTCAGCCTGACCCTCTTGATGGCCTTGAAGATCTAGAATTCTATGGACAGCGTCCGTGGCGTCCAGGCAAGCTGAGTGCCGAGCCTGCTGACGCTGTCAAGGAGAAGGAGGCGATACAGGCACTGCAGTTCAAAGAGAAGTCTGTCAATCACAGT atgATAATCATATCATTGCTGGGTAGTGCTATATCTCAAGCAAAAACCTACCGCTGCCCGAGGACAAGACGACAGTTGG TTGTCCAAATGGCTGAAGAATACTACCACGCAAAAGACTTCAAAAAGGCGCTGAC TCTGCTAAGTCATATGCTTTGGGAGTTCCGAGGTGAGCAATGGTCACTTCTGATGACCAACGTATTGCTCAAGGCCCTGGAGTGCGTTTATTATTCACCCAGTGTGACGGAGTTTGTCGCTCTGGCTATTGAGGCTCAGAGTTCCACGGTTCTGATGCAACAGGAAGATAAAGCAGTTCTTTTTGAAAACATCTTCAGGATATTCAGG GGTGAAGCACCTATTGTGCCGGAAAATATTCAAGTGGGTGCCAACTATGGCAAGGTGTGGAAGGCTGCATTTGCTGCCAGCAACGAATCAAATCCCATCACTGTGGAGATGACTAACGCAACATCTTTTTTGGAAACCAAAACTTCTTTTGGTCACAGCAGTTTTCAGGAAGACAAAAGCACCagtctaaaaatttggatcaGGAACAAGTGCAGCCAGAAGGTGTCCATATGCAGGTCAACCGTGACAGTTTCCAGTCCCACAAACAGTACCGAACTGCAACTGGTTCCTGCCACTGGAACGGTTCCCTTCACACTTGAACCGCACACAATTGGGGAGTTTGGTTGCTCCTTCAGCGCGAAGCAAGAAGACGTCGGGAAGGAGTTCACCATCAGTTCGGTAAACCTGTGTTTGGGACCGAAGTTGGACGAGAGCATTTTGCTGCGTTTCTCCGCGCAGAACAATCCACAGACCTTCACCAATCCAGCAGAACTTGTTCAATTTGG ATTCAATGCAAAGGAGTTGCGCCAGTTCCAAGATCAAGAACAGTTGCTGTCGTGTAGCGTGTGCCCCAGAGAAGCGCATTTGAgtgcaaaaatcgaaaatgagGGGCCAGCCTTGCTAGGAGAGTGGTTTCCCGTGCAACTGCACTTGGAAAACAACGAAAGCGGCCCAATATCATCGGTGgtcatcaaaatttcacttatGCAACCAAATGAGAAAGAACTTGACCAAGCca CACATCTCTGCTTAAATCCGTTGGCGGAGGTAATTTCTCCACCACCTATTATGATTGAGCTAGACAAATTGGATGTCAACTCGTCCTGCTCATACACATTCCACTTGAAGTCCCTGAGGGTAGGCCAGAAGAGCCTCGTCATTGAT ATCATGTATATTCTGAATGAGAGCACCAAATGCGAGAGAATTGAAAACTTGGACATTGAAATTGTCAAACCATTTGAAGCCGTCGCCAAATTCTTCACGCAGAAGTTTGACCAGGTGACCAAAGCATACTCGCAAGAGCCGTTTGTTGTGCTGCTTGAGCTCAAGTGTCTTTCTCCGTGGTCTCTAGCCATTGAAAACACCAATTTGGAACTG GTGCAGCCACTGCAGAATGTGGGCAAAGCTTGCCAGTCGCAGCTGCAGAACGAAGTCCTCAACACTGGCGAGGTGGGCACTGAGGCGTACTGCGTGCTGGCAGAGAAGGAGAGCGAGCAGCCCGTGTCGGTGGGCATGTACACTATCCGGTGGCGCCGAAAAAATAC GCCCAAAGAGATGGTAACAAGCAGCAGCATCACGCTGCCAGCGCTTCTCAAGGTAGACCCCGCACCGCTATTAGTCGAGATGGATCTACCTGCGCATGGCTGGGTCGGCTCGCCCATGGCCGCTTCAGTCAACATCTGCAACAGAACTAGTCAGCTGCTTGAGGTTGAGCTTAACCTGCAGGCCAGTGATGCGTTCATGTTTGCCGGACAGAAACAG CTCAAACTGCGGTTGGTGCCCGAGTCTGTCCACACGTTGTGCTACAACCTGTATCCGTTGCTGTCGGGTCTGGTTGCTCTCCCTCAGCTCAAGTTGTCACCAGCTGACTCTTCTTCAGAGCTCAGAGCAAATCAATTGGCGGAATTGCTTGAGAGGTCTCTCCCGACTCATATATATGTTATG CCACGTGCTAAAGGTAAATCTGATATTTCGACTTGA
- the LOC135935523 gene encoding transmembrane protein 145 — translation MRPTAVCVVLLSVICVARSAHLRGTWNTADFFHFLAKFGIQKANMHNARDSLGYIYGNVTAATASSATVTLAVLDRGFFLEYYGNRTVVDGELACRRMMHKIDGAAYDAACNDRGKDFLRRVPCPLGGLCDDEEPANVINGHQFTFTIQDLVQPRFWYLSLVACYRNETTCQWHHLNESLQIDYDLWLVNGNPNASHHNALELQFSFDKQNTLEISFLFLLIYVILVPLQIHAVMHQKHPVTRLFLASVMLEMVAMLLEVVHGAKYAVDGVGVTDVAVAGDILDILSRTLFMLLLLLLAKGWAITRIELTWKPLVFGIWMLYGVVHILLYVWNTTEVDIIEDIDEYQTWPGWLILIFRTLIMGWFLLELRYTMLHEHNAQKLNFLLHFGASALVWFIYLPIIALIALQISSLYRFKLILGITYSADALAYCVICHLLWPTRSEQYLLLADSGYLGDELDEFNEAPHVVNSYAGFVSNGELLLTGSSNSSPRESFSVTA, via the exons ATGCGGCCGACGGCGGTGTGCGTCGTGCTGCTGTCGGTAATCTGCGTGGCACGGTCGGCCCACCTTCGCGGAACATGGAACACGGCCGACTTCTTCCACTTCCTCGCCAAATTTGGCATTcaaaag GCGAACATGCACAACGCGCGCGACTCTCTGGGCTACATCTACGGAAACGTCACAGCGGCGACGGCGTCGTCGGCGACGGTGACGTTAGCCGTGCTGGACCGCGGCTTCTTCCTTGAGTACTATGGCAACCGGACAGTGGTGGACGGTGAACTAGCGTGCCGGCGCATGATGCACAAGATTGACGGCGCTGCGTATGACGCTGCGTGCAACGACCGCGGCAAGGACTTTTTGCGGCGGGTGCCGTGTCCGCTGGGTGGACTCTGTGACGACGAGGAACCAGCCAACGTCATCAACGGCCACCAGTTCACCTTCACCATCCAGGACCTGGTGCAGCCGCGCTTCTGGTACCTTAGTCTGGTGGCCTGCTACCGTAACGAGACCACCTGCCAGTGGCACCACCTCAACGAGTCGCTCCAGATCGACTACGACCTTTGGCTGGTCAACGGCAACCCCAATGCCAGCCACCACAACGCGCTTGAGCTCCAGTTCTCGTTTGACAAGCAG AACACCTTGGAGATCTCATTCTTGTTCCTCCTGATCTATGTAATCCTAGTCCCTCTGCAG ATTCATGCAGTAATGCACCAAAAACATCCAGTGACAAGACTGTTCCTTGCCAGTGTCATGCTTGAGATGGTGGCCATGCTTCTGGAGGTGGTGCATGGCGCCAAGTACGCTGTGGACGGCGTTGGTGTGACCGACGTTGCCGTCGCTGGAGACATCCTCGACATCCTCTCTCGT acACTTTTCATgctcttgctgctgcttttggcCAAGGGCTGGGCCATCACGCGGATTGAGCTTACCTGGAAGCCGCTTGTCTTCGGTATTTGGATGCTCTATGGCGTAGTGCACATCCTACTCTATGTCTGGAACACT ACCGAGGTGGACATTATCGAAGACATCGACGAGTACCAGACCTGGCCGGGCTGGTTGATCCTGATATTCCGCACTCTGATCATGGGCTGGTTCTTACTGGAACTGCGCTACACCATGTTGCACGAGCACAACGCTCAGAAACTCAACTTCCTACTGCACTTTGGCGCTTCTGCCCTTGTCTGGTTCATCTACTTGCCCATCATAGCTCTGATCGCCCTGCAGATTTCATCGCTCTACAGATTCAAGCTCATTCTAG gcaTCACGTATTCTGCTGACGCGCTGGCTTACTGCGTGATCTGTCACCTGCTATGGCCGACGCGTTCCGAGCAATACTTGCTGTTGGCAGACAGCGGCTACCTTGGTGACGAATTGGACGAGTTCAACGAGGCACCGCATGTGGTCAATTCTTACGCTGGCTTTGTTTCCAATGGCGAACTCTTGCTCACTGGCTCTTCAAACTCCTCGCCGCGAGAATCTTTCTCCGTGACCGCCTAA
- the LOC135935514 gene encoding E3 ubiquitin-protein ligase SH3RF1-like isoform X2 translates to MDEWTLNDLLECSVCLDRLDTSSKVLPCQHTFCKKCLLDIYEAHKELRCPECRVLIECTIDELPCNVLLMRILESINHSGKKPAAAKPVAAPHHVSEPRHHHRHQHTSNPATKPETTAKEHVILSCQPCARALYSYSSPEAGDLNFKKGDLILLKKKVDANWFHGECNGNKGVFPSVYVEVINPLPSPVPQCKALYDFKMNSEEEEGCLAFKKGEIITVIRRVDENWAEGRLSHKIGIFPLAFVEMNHVARNLMKLSSNAHPGPSKVAPPTPTSEETTPLIPISSELKTHHLVERLEPSSSSQSSASPNSSTSTSTPSSTSPSSPASPPLQEKPPPPNPRSTASASHAPHKEKRHSLNLLHPANPTRHLADPSGIDANSSGEKHHGSSRNHRHHKRSISDHQGSVQLPAVYVAMYPYKPQKADELELKKGVVYIVTEKCQDGWFRGTSQVTNKSGVFPGNYVALPKNHASPANSSRGQAQGSPGWGRAQPTQPNVNKASTNPDRPYLEIAKHVLAAAHAAVQNVASSQPNATPTKSTHVQSNLCAPPELPPRSVSPNSILAASSISSAWRAQGPESMITVTALPRGQNASQLVSTSVSASPVVSLAPQGHSSAEKAKDKKSLGSGLIRRLATIKNSKSPPPSTYSMDNPVFDDGSLSGTDLVTATPAVAALAPSATPVHTRSNPASADPAMTSNHRKSNSLDASSAEHGKKNRALFPPVKERFRCIVPYPPNSEHELALEMGDVIYVHKKRDDGWYKGTQERTGRTGLFPASFVEAL, encoded by the exons ATGGACGAGTGGACGTTGAATGACCTGCTTGAGTGCTCCGTGTGCTTGGACCGGCTGGACACATCGAGCAAGGTGCTGCCCTGCCAGCACACCTTCTGCAAGAAGTGCCTGCTCGACATCTACGAAGCACACAAGGAGCTACGCTGTCCTGAGTGCAGAGTACTGATTGAGTGCACTATTGATGAGCTGCCGTGCAATGTGCTGCTTATGCGCATTCTCGAGAGCATCAACCACTCAGGCAAGAAACCCGCCGCAGCCAAACCCGTGGCCGCCCCGCACCACGTTAGCGAGCCTAGGCATCACCACAGACACCAGCACACTTCCAACCCAGCCACAAAGCCAGAGACCACTGCCAAAGAA CACGTCATCCTCTCCTGCCAACCCTGCGCAAGAGCACTCTACAGTTATTCCTCGCCTGAAGCAGG TGACCTCAACTTCAAAAAGGGCGATCTGATTTTGCTGAAGAAGAAAGTAGATGCTAACTGGTTCCACGGAGAGTGCAATGGCAATAAAGGCGTCTTTCCTTCTGTGTACGTGGAAGTGATCAATCCTTTACCATCGCCTGTGCCGCAATGCAAGGCTCTCTATGATTTCAAGATGAATTCTGAAGAGGAAGAAGGCTGTTTGGCGTTCAAAAAG GGTGAAATAATCACAGTTATCAGACGCGTTGATGAAAATTGGGCTGAAGGACGGCTAAGCcacaaaattggaattttcccTCTGGCTTTTGTCGAGATGAATCACGTCGCTCGAAATCTCATGAAGCTGTCCTCAAA TGCACATCCTGGTCCATCAAAGGTAGCACCACCTACGCCAACCTCTGAGGAAACGACTCCTCTTATACCGATTAGCAGTGAGTTGAAGACCCACCACTTGGTAGAGCGGCTGGAGCCATCATCAAGCTCTCAGTCATCTGCCTCGCCTAACAGCTCGACCAGCACGTCAACGCCAAGCTCGACTTCTCCATCATCGCCAGCGTCGCCACCGCTTCAGGAGAAGCCACCACCACCTAACCCTAGAAGCACTGCCTCCGCCTCACACGCGCCCCACAAAGAGAAGCGACACAGCCTCAACCTGCTACACCCGGCCAACCCCACAAG GCACCTAGCTGATCCCTCAGGAATTGATGCAAATTCTTCAGGCGAAAAACACCACGGCAGCAGCCGCAACCACCGCCACCACAAGCGTTCAATCAGTGACCACCAGGGCAGTGTCCAACTTCCTGCAGT TTATGTCGCCATGTACCCTTATAAGCCGCAAAAAGCAGACGAACTGGAGCTGAAGAAAGGCGTTGTTTATATAGTGACTGAAAAATGTCAGGATGGATGGTTCAGGGGCACGTCTCAAGTCACAAACAAGAGTGGCGTCTTCCCAGGCAACTATGTAGCACTGCCAAA AAATCATGCATCGCCAGCAAACAGCAGCAGGGGCCAGGCGCAGGGGTCACCTGGCTGGGGAAGGGCGCAGCCGACACAGCCAAATGTAAACAAGGCCTCCACCAATCCTGACAGGCCGTACCTGGAGATAGCCAAACACGTGCTAGCGGCTGCTCATGCCGCTGTGCAGAATGTCGCGTCGTCGCAGCCAAACGCTACACCTACGAAGAGCACTCATGTCCAGTCAA ATCTTTGTGCTCCTCCTGAGCTTCCACCAAGATCGGTCAGTCCAAACTCAATCCTGGCAGCTTCAAGCATTTCTTCTGCATGGCGCGCTCAAGGACCTGAGTCCATGATAACCGTAACAGCGCTGCCCCGTGGCCAAAACGCCTCGCAGCTGGTTTCAACATCTGTTTCGGCTTCCCCAGTCGTTTCTCTCGCACCGCAGGGTCACTCATCTGCTGAGAAG GCTAAAGATAAGAAAAGTCTGGGAAGTGGCCTGATCCGTCGACTGGCCACGATCAAAAACTCCaagtcgccgccgccgtcgaccTACTCAATGGACAACCCGGTCTTCGACGACGGTTCACTCTCAGGGACAGATTTAGTGACGGCAACACCTGCGGTGGCTGCCCTTGCGCCGTCAGCCACTCCTGTGCACACCAG gtcCAACCCTGCTTCCGCCGATCCAGCGATGACTTCAAATCACAGGAAGTCAAATTCGTTAGACGCCTCATCTGCTGAGCATGGCAAGAAGAACCGCGCCCTCTTCCCTCCTGTCAAGGAGAG ATTTCGGTGCATTGTGCCGTACCCACCAAACAGCGAGCACGAACTCGCGCTGGAAATGGGCGACGTGATTTACGTGCACAAAAAGCGCGACGACGGCTGGTACAAGGGAACGCAGGAGCGCACTGGTCGCACGGGACTCTTCCCAGCCAGTTTTGTTGAGGCCTTGTGA
- the LOC135935514 gene encoding E3 ubiquitin-protein ligase SH3RF1-like isoform X1 translates to MDEWTLNDLLECSVCLDRLDTSSKVLPCQHTFCKKCLLDIYEAHKELRCPECRVLIECTIDELPCNVLLMRILESINHSGKKPAAAKPVAAPHHVSEPRHHHRHQHTSNPATKPETTAKEHVILSCQPCARALYSYSSPEAGDLNFKKGDLILLKKKVDANWFHGECNGNKGVFPSVYVEVINPLPSPVPQCKALYDFKMNSEEEEGCLAFKKGEIITVIRRVDENWAEGRLSHKIGIFPLAFVEMNHVARNLMKLSSNAHPGPSKVAPPTPTSEETTPLIPISSELKTHHLVERLEPSSSSQSSASPNSSTSTSTPSSTSPSSPASPPLQEKPPPPNPRSTASASHAPHKEKRHSLNLLHPANPTRHLADPSGIDANSSGEKHHGSSRNHRHHKRSISDHQGSVQLPAVYVAMYPYKPQKADELELKKGVVYIVTEKCQDGWFRGTSQVTNKSGVFPGNYVALPKNHASPANSSRGQAQGSPGWGRAQPTQPNVNKASTNPDRPYLEIAKHVLAAAHAAVQNVASSQPNATPTKSTHVQSNLCAPPELPPRSVSPNSILAASSISSAWRAQGPESMITVTALPRGQNASQLVSTSVSASPVVSLAPQGHSSAEKAKDKKSLGSGLIRRLATIKNSKSPPPSTYSMDNPVFDDGSLSGTDLVTATPAVAALAPSATPVHTRSGSCPSQLLQQTPDCYKSKQHFSQSAGSQRIKHKDPRSSMPNPFVANRSNPASADPAMTSNHRKSNSLDASSAEHGKKNRALFPPVKERFRCIVPYPPNSEHELALEMGDVIYVHKKRDDGWYKGTQERTGRTGLFPASFVEAL, encoded by the exons ATGGACGAGTGGACGTTGAATGACCTGCTTGAGTGCTCCGTGTGCTTGGACCGGCTGGACACATCGAGCAAGGTGCTGCCCTGCCAGCACACCTTCTGCAAGAAGTGCCTGCTCGACATCTACGAAGCACACAAGGAGCTACGCTGTCCTGAGTGCAGAGTACTGATTGAGTGCACTATTGATGAGCTGCCGTGCAATGTGCTGCTTATGCGCATTCTCGAGAGCATCAACCACTCAGGCAAGAAACCCGCCGCAGCCAAACCCGTGGCCGCCCCGCACCACGTTAGCGAGCCTAGGCATCACCACAGACACCAGCACACTTCCAACCCAGCCACAAAGCCAGAGACCACTGCCAAAGAA CACGTCATCCTCTCCTGCCAACCCTGCGCAAGAGCACTCTACAGTTATTCCTCGCCTGAAGCAGG TGACCTCAACTTCAAAAAGGGCGATCTGATTTTGCTGAAGAAGAAAGTAGATGCTAACTGGTTCCACGGAGAGTGCAATGGCAATAAAGGCGTCTTTCCTTCTGTGTACGTGGAAGTGATCAATCCTTTACCATCGCCTGTGCCGCAATGCAAGGCTCTCTATGATTTCAAGATGAATTCTGAAGAGGAAGAAGGCTGTTTGGCGTTCAAAAAG GGTGAAATAATCACAGTTATCAGACGCGTTGATGAAAATTGGGCTGAAGGACGGCTAAGCcacaaaattggaattttcccTCTGGCTTTTGTCGAGATGAATCACGTCGCTCGAAATCTCATGAAGCTGTCCTCAAA TGCACATCCTGGTCCATCAAAGGTAGCACCACCTACGCCAACCTCTGAGGAAACGACTCCTCTTATACCGATTAGCAGTGAGTTGAAGACCCACCACTTGGTAGAGCGGCTGGAGCCATCATCAAGCTCTCAGTCATCTGCCTCGCCTAACAGCTCGACCAGCACGTCAACGCCAAGCTCGACTTCTCCATCATCGCCAGCGTCGCCACCGCTTCAGGAGAAGCCACCACCACCTAACCCTAGAAGCACTGCCTCCGCCTCACACGCGCCCCACAAAGAGAAGCGACACAGCCTCAACCTGCTACACCCGGCCAACCCCACAAG GCACCTAGCTGATCCCTCAGGAATTGATGCAAATTCTTCAGGCGAAAAACACCACGGCAGCAGCCGCAACCACCGCCACCACAAGCGTTCAATCAGTGACCACCAGGGCAGTGTCCAACTTCCTGCAGT TTATGTCGCCATGTACCCTTATAAGCCGCAAAAAGCAGACGAACTGGAGCTGAAGAAAGGCGTTGTTTATATAGTGACTGAAAAATGTCAGGATGGATGGTTCAGGGGCACGTCTCAAGTCACAAACAAGAGTGGCGTCTTCCCAGGCAACTATGTAGCACTGCCAAA AAATCATGCATCGCCAGCAAACAGCAGCAGGGGCCAGGCGCAGGGGTCACCTGGCTGGGGAAGGGCGCAGCCGACACAGCCAAATGTAAACAAGGCCTCCACCAATCCTGACAGGCCGTACCTGGAGATAGCCAAACACGTGCTAGCGGCTGCTCATGCCGCTGTGCAGAATGTCGCGTCGTCGCAGCCAAACGCTACACCTACGAAGAGCACTCATGTCCAGTCAA ATCTTTGTGCTCCTCCTGAGCTTCCACCAAGATCGGTCAGTCCAAACTCAATCCTGGCAGCTTCAAGCATTTCTTCTGCATGGCGCGCTCAAGGACCTGAGTCCATGATAACCGTAACAGCGCTGCCCCGTGGCCAAAACGCCTCGCAGCTGGTTTCAACATCTGTTTCGGCTTCCCCAGTCGTTTCTCTCGCACCGCAGGGTCACTCATCTGCTGAGAAG GCTAAAGATAAGAAAAGTCTGGGAAGTGGCCTGATCCGTCGACTGGCCACGATCAAAAACTCCaagtcgccgccgccgtcgaccTACTCAATGGACAACCCGGTCTTCGACGACGGTTCACTCTCAGGGACAGATTTAGTGACGGCAACACCTGCGGTGGCTGCCCTTGCGCCGTCAGCCACTCCTGTGCACACCAG GTCCGGATCGTGTCCCAGTCAGCTTTTGCAGCAAACCCCCGACTGCTACAAATCCAAACAGCacttctcacaatcagccggATCGCAACGTATCAAGCATAAGGACCCGCGGTCCAGCATGCCAAACCCCTTTGTCGCCAACAG gtcCAACCCTGCTTCCGCCGATCCAGCGATGACTTCAAATCACAGGAAGTCAAATTCGTTAGACGCCTCATCTGCTGAGCATGGCAAGAAGAACCGCGCCCTCTTCCCTCCTGTCAAGGAGAG ATTTCGGTGCATTGTGCCGTACCCACCAAACAGCGAGCACGAACTCGCGCTGGAAATGGGCGACGTGATTTACGTGCACAAAAAGCGCGACGACGGCTGGTACAAGGGAACGCAGGAGCGCACTGGTCGCACGGGACTCTTCCCAGCCAGTTTTGTTGAGGCCTTGTGA
- the RpS11 gene encoding small ribosomal subunit protein uS17 isoform X1, with product MADQNERAFQKQPTIFLSRKKALATKKRAALRYTRNVGLGFKTPREAIEGTYIDKKCPFTGNVSIRGRILTGVVQKMKMQRTIVIRRDYLHYIRKYNRFEKRHRNMSVHLSPCFRDVSNGDVVTIGECRPLSKTVRFNVLKVTKGAGSKKSFKKF from the exons ATGGCAGATCAA AATGAGCGCGCATTCCAAAAACAGCCGACCATCTTCCTGAGCAGGAAGAAAGCCCTTGCGACGAAAAAAAGGGCGGCTCTACGTTACACGCGCAACGTTGGCCTCGGCTTCAAGACCCCACGAGAG GCCATTGAGGGTACCTACATCGATAAGAAGTGCCCATTCACCGGCAATGTCTCCATTCGCGGACGCATCCTGACTGGGGTAGTCCAAAAGATGAAGATGCAGAGAACAATTGTCATCAGGCGCGACTATTTGCATTACATTCGCAAATACAATCGCTTTGAGAAGAGACATAGAAATATGTCCGTTCATCTCTCTCCCTGCTTCAG GGACGTGTCCAACGGTGACGTTGTCACCATCGGGGAGTGCAGACCTCTCTCCAAGACAGTGAGGTTCAATGTCCTCAAGGTGACCAAGGGAGCTGGCTCAAAGAAGAGCTTCAAGAAGTTCtga
- the RpS11 gene encoding small ribosomal subunit protein uS17 isoform X2: MADQTERAFQKQQTVCLNRKANLKKKTRHYRNIGLGFKTPREAIEGTYIDKKCPFTGNVSIRGRILTGVVQKMKMQRTIVIRRDYLHYIRKYNRFEKRHRNMSVHLSPCFRDVSNGDVVTIGECRPLSKTVRFNVLKVTKGAGSKKSFKKF, encoded by the exons ATGGCAGATCAA ACTGAGAGAGCTTTCCAGAAACAGCAAACTGTTTGCCTGAACAGGAAGGCaaatttaaagaagaaaaCCCGGCACTACAGGAACATTGGGCTGGGTTTTAAAACTCCCCGAGag GCCATTGAGGGTACCTACATCGATAAGAAGTGCCCATTCACCGGCAATGTCTCCATTCGCGGACGCATCCTGACTGGGGTAGTCCAAAAGATGAAGATGCAGAGAACAATTGTCATCAGGCGCGACTATTTGCATTACATTCGCAAATACAATCGCTTTGAGAAGAGACATAGAAATATGTCCGTTCATCTCTCTCCCTGCTTCAG GGACGTGTCCAACGGTGACGTTGTCACCATCGGGGAGTGCAGACCTCTCTCCAAGACAGTGAGGTTCAATGTCCTCAAGGTGACCAAGGGAGCTGGCTCAAAGAAGAGCTTCAAGAAGTTCtga